The Persephonella hydrogeniphila genome has a window encoding:
- a CDS encoding ComEC/Rec2 family competence protein gives MKDFFIIPFFLLAGGIWVSDIFKIDIPVLIPASLLLLCITLNKKLSFFLLIPAVFLLGISLHKNPKIVDKEYVYISCITLSAPYVSDRFTSFSCLVKDSDLGLLENNRIMVYLKEENREVFTGSTVSFIGKIKKRDRVVVAYPYKDFIYIDNRKNILYPVYSFKKMMMQNYRQNTLNDTSYNLGLALIFGEKGYLKEEKENFINAGTSHLLAISGMHVGMIILIILFLFGLKKRFSYYTAGIFLIFYPLFTGLHIPVIRASMLGILYVISKIKYLKISSLNLLFFVAFAVLLFSPISLFSVSFQLSFLAVFGLIMYSKLLNTDFKNKVIRFIHSSFFMSVIAVLFTTPVILHYFGKFSLTTLVATPALVLILFPYLFLSVLNLITLFSIPPMVKTTDFIGEFFLKTNNFFGELNFVHSGYNPDKALVIFFISLLILIAILKINNYLKLSVSVLLLFIFLTLSSTKPEYKVYVFKGRKYPDYLVVTPYGDCIYSKKIYKIRTIIDKNRCKYTGKESRFSDIKIIKTKNSIKIKIKNSTFILKNTDYTIHPVWEK, from the coding sequence TTGAAAGATTTTTTTATTATTCCCTTTTTCTTATTAGCAGGGGGTATCTGGGTATCTGATATTTTTAAGATTGATATTCCTGTTCTGATTCCTGCTTCATTACTTCTCCTCTGTATCACACTTAACAAAAAACTCTCTTTTTTTTTGCTAATACCAGCGGTATTTTTATTAGGTATTTCCTTACACAAAAATCCAAAAATCGTAGATAAAGAGTACGTTTATATATCTTGTATCACATTATCTGCTCCCTATGTCTCAGACAGGTTTACATCCTTTAGCTGTCTGGTAAAAGATTCAGACTTAGGTCTGTTAGAAAATAACAGAATTATGGTTTATCTTAAGGAGGAAAATAGAGAAGTATTTACCGGATCCACAGTAAGTTTTATCGGAAAAATAAAGAAAAGGGACAGAGTGGTAGTAGCATACCCTTACAAAGATTTCATATACATAGATAACAGAAAGAATATTCTGTACCCAGTTTACTCTTTCAAAAAAATGATGATGCAAAACTACAGGCAGAATACACTCAACGACACCAGTTACAATCTGGGACTTGCTCTTATATTCGGAGAAAAGGGATACCTGAAAGAAGAAAAAGAAAATTTTATTAATGCAGGAACCTCTCATCTCCTTGCTATTTCTGGTATGCATGTAGGAATGATAATACTGATAATTCTTTTTTTATTTGGTTTAAAGAAAAGGTTTTCCTACTATACAGCAGGAATTTTTCTGATTTTTTATCCGTTGTTTACAGGTCTTCATATCCCTGTAATAAGAGCTTCTATGCTTGGAATACTATATGTTATATCGAAAATAAAGTATCTCAAAATATCATCCTTAAATCTGCTGTTTTTTGTAGCTTTTGCAGTACTGCTTTTTTCTCCGATTTCTCTATTTTCTGTCAGTTTTCAGCTATCCTTTCTCGCTGTTTTTGGTCTTATTATGTATTCAAAACTCCTCAATACAGATTTCAAAAACAAAGTCATCAGATTTATCCACAGTTCATTCTTTATGTCAGTTATTGCGGTACTTTTTACTACACCTGTTATTCTGCACTATTTTGGAAAATTTTCCTTAACGACCTTAGTAGCAACTCCAGCTCTTGTCTTGATTTTGTTTCCCTACCTTTTTCTATCTGTTCTCAATCTTATAACACTTTTTTCGATTCCTCCAATGGTAAAAACAACGGACTTTATAGGAGAGTTTTTCTTAAAAACAAACAACTTTTTTGGAGAACTTAACTTTGTACATTCTGGATACAATCCAGATAAAGCCCTTGTTATATTTTTTATTTCTCTACTGATATTAATAGCCATTTTGAAAATAAATAACTACCTGAAGTTATCTGTAAGCGTACTTTTGCTCTTTATTTTTCTTACTTTAAGCTCTACAAAACCGGAATACAAGGTGTACGTTTTTAAAGGGAGAAAATATCCAGATTATCTTGTTGTTACTCCCTATGGGGATTGTATATACTCCAAAAAGATATACAAAATAAGGACAATTATAGATAAAAACAGATGCAAATATACAGGGAAAGAAAGCAGATTCTCAGATATTAAAATAATAAAAACGAAAAACAGTATAAAGATAAAAATTAAAAACAGCACATTTATATTAAAGAACACCGATTATACTATTCATCCTGTATGGGAAAAGTAA
- a CDS encoding outer membrane beta-barrel protein — protein MKKIAGLAAAGLLAIGSAKAGTLTVANSDLEMSGGITAGYFYTTNIRNSATASDTNNDYFTVSTFAIDLTSKINSMIGFTAGFGSTVQSDLLEVHKSAEGFELEYGWVSIRPVEGLTIDAGILLTNIGYELYHTYDNKNYTFGMVWWGQPVNYAGARATYTVAEGIDVYAEYGQNVLNTSDAFAVGSLGSVQNISYAISYFDESSGVNMVDVVLSTDVEGIELGINADYQWLDDSAPGNDDTAYGIALYASAKMDVFEIPVRIEYVNDGTSGIYGIAGDDAWSFTITPTYKPSENTFVRAEFAYVNTDDKGFYDDDGNAKDSRTFIGVEAGFMF, from the coding sequence ATGAAGAAAATCGCAGGATTGGCAGCTGCTGGTCTACTTGCTATAGGATCAGCAAAAGCAGGAACTCTTACAGTTGCAAACTCTGACCTTGAAATGTCAGGGGGAATAACAGCAGGCTATTTCTACACTACAAACATCAGAAACAGTGCTACAGCATCTGATACAAATAATGACTACTTCACTGTTTCAACTTTCGCTATTGATCTTACATCAAAGATAAACTCTATGATCGGTTTCACAGCAGGGTTTGGCTCAACTGTTCAGTCTGATCTGCTTGAAGTTCATAAATCTGCTGAGGGATTCGAACTTGAGTATGGATGGGTCAGCATCAGACCGGTTGAAGGTCTTACAATTGACGCAGGTATTCTTTTAACAAATATAGGATACGAGCTTTACCACACTTACGATAACAAAAATTACACTTTCGGTATGGTATGGTGGGGACAGCCTGTAAATTATGCAGGCGCAAGGGCTACATACACTGTAGCTGAAGGAATTGATGTGTATGCTGAATACGGACAGAACGTTCTGAACACAAGTGATGCTTTTGCTGTAGGCTCACTGGGTTCTGTTCAGAACATAAGCTATGCTATAAGCTACTTTGATGAGTCTTCTGGTGTTAATATGGTAGATGTTGTTCTCAGCACAGATGTAGAAGGAATTGAATTAGGTATAAATGCAGATTACCAGTGGCTCGATGACAGTGCCCCAGGAAACGATGATACAGCCTACGGAATTGCTCTCTATGCATCAGCAAAGATGGATGTTTTCGAAATACCGGTGAGAATAGAGTATGTAAATGACGGCACAAGCGGTATATACGGAATAGCAGGAGACGATGCATGGTCTTTCACAATAACTCCAACCTACAAACCTTCAGAAAACACATTTGTAAGGGCTGAGTTTGCCTACGTGAACACAGATGATAAAGGTTTTTATGACGACGACGGCAACGCAAAAGACAGCAGAACATTTATCGGTGTAGAAGCCGGATTTATGTTCTAA
- a CDS encoding ammonium transporter, giving the protein MKTKLAGLLSVLLPAFAFAEEAKIDTGDTAWMITATAFVVLMSVGGLTLFYGGMTRSKNIVNTVMMVLGAYAVAIIVWTLWGYSIAFSDGEGALYAIAGDLRWFLLNGIPYTQVSGVGAFPEWVFIAFQSTFAAITVALASGAVIERMKFSTWMVFAILWVTFVYAPIAHVVWGGGFLFDAGALDFAGGTVVHINAGVTGLVLALLLGKRKDYKKTAILPSSVVLTSLGAGLLWFGWFGFNAGSAFGANEVAGVALLTTNIATAAGVLSWIIMEWITAKKPTLLGAASGAIAGLVAITPAAGFVSPSGAIIIGLVAGVVGWFGVFVLKKALGYDDSLDAFGIHGLAGIWGAIATGFFALQSLAWDGSPLQNGDRMGQILVQIESVIFTIVFTAVMTAILYFVSSIITGGARVDDETETMGLDEATHGERGFNL; this is encoded by the coding sequence ATGAAAACTAAACTGGCAGGTTTGTTATCTGTTCTTCTTCCTGCTTTTGCATTCGCAGAAGAAGCGAAAATTGATACCGGAGACACAGCATGGATGATCACAGCAACAGCTTTTGTTGTCCTGATGTCTGTAGGAGGACTAACGCTTTTCTACGGTGGCATGACAAGATCAAAAAACATAGTTAACACTGTAATGATGGTTCTTGGAGCTTATGCAGTAGCTATCATAGTGTGGACTTTATGGGGATACTCGATAGCATTCTCAGACGGAGAGGGAGCTTTATACGCTATAGCAGGTGACTTGAGATGGTTTTTACTAAACGGAATTCCTTATACTCAGGTAAGTGGAGTTGGAGCTTTTCCTGAATGGGTATTTATAGCCTTTCAATCTACATTTGCTGCTATTACAGTAGCTCTCGCTTCTGGGGCTGTCATCGAAAGAATGAAATTTTCAACATGGATGGTGTTTGCTATTTTATGGGTAACATTCGTTTATGCTCCTATAGCACATGTTGTTTGGGGAGGAGGATTTTTATTTGATGCAGGTGCTTTAGATTTTGCAGGTGGTACAGTTGTTCATATTAATGCTGGTGTAACAGGTCTTGTTCTTGCACTTTTACTGGGTAAAAGAAAAGATTACAAGAAAACAGCAATACTTCCTTCTTCTGTAGTTTTAACATCTTTAGGTGCAGGTCTTCTGTGGTTTGGATGGTTTGGCTTCAATGCAGGTTCTGCATTTGGAGCAAATGAGGTTGCAGGTGTAGCACTCCTGACTACAAATATAGCAACTGCAGCAGGCGTTCTTTCATGGATCATAATGGAATGGATAACAGCTAAAAAACCAACCCTCTTGGGAGCTGCTTCAGGTGCGATAGCAGGACTTGTAGCCATTACCCCAGCAGCAGGTTTTGTTAGTCCGTCAGGTGCTATAATAATTGGACTTGTAGCCGGTGTAGTTGGATGGTTTGGTGTTTTTGTTCTGAAGAAAGCTCTCGGATACGACGACTCTCTTGATGCATTTGGAATACACGGTCTTGCAGGAATATGGGGGGCTATTGCTACAGGCTTCTTTGCACTCCAGTCTCTTGCATGGGACGGTTCTCCTTTACAGAACGGAGATAGGATGGGGCAAATACTTGTACAGATAGAATCTGTAATCTTTACAATCGTATTCACAGCAGTAATGACAGCTATACTGTACTTTGTGTCTTCTATCATAACAGGTGGTGCAAGGGTTGACGATGAGACTGAGACAATGGGACTTGATGAGGCAACCCACGGTGAAAGAGGCTTTAATCTGTAA
- a CDS encoding P-II family nitrogen regulator, whose product MKKIEAIIKPFKLDEVKDAISELGTFGITVTEVKGFGRQKGHTELYRGAEYVIDFLPKIKIEIVVDDSMVEKLVEAIMTAARTGKVGDGKIFITPVEDAVRIRTGERGVEAL is encoded by the coding sequence ATGAAAAAGATCGAGGCTATCATCAAGCCTTTCAAACTTGATGAAGTAAAAGATGCCATCTCTGAACTTGGAACCTTTGGTATCACAGTAACTGAAGTAAAAGGTTTCGGTAGACAAAAAGGACACACAGAACTTTACAGGGGAGCCGAGTACGTTATCGATTTTCTCCCAAAAATAAAAATCGAGATTGTTGTTGATGATTCAATGGTTGAAAAACTTGTTGAAGCGATAATGACGGCAGCAAGAACAGGAAAGGTAGGAGACGGAAAGATATTTATAACACCTGTTGAAGATGCTGTGAGAATAAGAACAGGAGAAAGAGGTGTTGAAGCACTTTAA
- the groL gene encoding chaperonin GroEL (60 kDa chaperone family; promotes refolding of misfolded polypeptides especially under stressful conditions; forms two stacked rings of heptamers to form a barrel-shaped 14mer; ends can be capped by GroES; misfolded proteins enter the barrel where they are refolded when GroES binds) → MAGKMIIYGEEARSKLKAGVDKLANAVKVTLGPRGREVILEKKWGSPAVTKDGVSVAKEIELTDPLENMAAQLVKEVASKTADVAGDGTTTATILTQAIYTEGLKAIASGANPVYVKRGIDEAVKVIVEELKKMSKEVSGRTEIEQVATISANNDPEIGKIIADAMEKVGKDGVITVEEAKGAETVLETTEGMQFDRGYLSPYFVTNPEKMEAVLENPYILIYEKKISNIRELLPVLEKVVQANRPLLIIAEDVEGEALATLVVNNIKGVLKVCAVKAPGFGERRKAMLQDIAILTGGQAITEDLGIKLENVDLDMLGQADKVVVDKDNTTIVGGKGNPEDIKARIEQIKAQIETTTSEYDKEKLQERLAKLSGGVAIIKVGAATEAEMKEKKDRVDDAVHATKAAVEEGIVPGGGVALLRASKALCDIKEENPDKKWGIDIVKKACEVPLKQIANNAGFEGSVIIEKVKANEDQNYGFDAASGEFVNMMEAGIIDPTKVVRTAIQNAASVAGTMLTAEAMVAEIPEKEEKTPGAGMEGMGDMGF, encoded by the coding sequence ATGGCAGGAAAAATGATTATTTACGGAGAAGAAGCAAGATCTAAACTGAAAGCAGGTGTAGATAAATTAGCAAATGCAGTTAAAGTTACACTTGGTCCAAGGGGAAGAGAGGTTATTTTAGAGAAAAAATGGGGTTCTCCTGCAGTAACAAAAGACGGAGTTTCTGTAGCTAAGGAGATAGAGCTTACAGATCCATTAGAAAATATGGCTGCACAGCTTGTAAAAGAGGTTGCTTCTAAAACAGCTGATGTTGCAGGAGATGGTACTACAACAGCAACAATACTTACACAGGCTATTTACACAGAAGGCCTTAAAGCGATAGCATCAGGTGCAAACCCTGTTTATGTTAAAAGAGGAATAGATGAAGCTGTAAAAGTTATCGTTGAAGAACTGAAAAAAATGTCAAAAGAAGTAAGCGGAAGAACAGAAATAGAACAGGTAGCTACAATATCTGCAAACAACGATCCTGAAATAGGAAAAATTATAGCTGACGCTATGGAAAAAGTAGGTAAAGACGGTGTTATCACTGTTGAAGAAGCAAAAGGTGCAGAAACTGTTCTTGAGACAACAGAAGGTATGCAGTTTGATAGAGGATATCTGTCTCCATACTTTGTAACAAATCCAGAAAAAATGGAAGCTGTTCTTGAGAATCCATACATCCTGATTTATGAGAAAAAAATATCAAACATAAGAGAACTTCTCCCTGTTCTTGAAAAAGTAGTTCAGGCTAACAGACCTCTCCTGATAATAGCTGAAGATGTAGAAGGAGAAGCACTGGCAACACTCGTTGTTAACAACATAAAAGGAGTTCTTAAAGTATGTGCCGTTAAAGCTCCTGGATTTGGAGAAAGAAGAAAAGCAATGCTTCAGGATATAGCTATTCTCACCGGAGGACAGGCTATAACAGAAGACCTCGGTATAAAACTTGAAAATGTAGATCTTGACATGCTCGGTCAGGCTGACAAAGTAGTAGTTGACAAAGACAATACAACAATTGTAGGTGGAAAAGGAAACCCTGAAGATATAAAAGCAAGAATAGAGCAGATAAAAGCACAGATAGAAACAACTACTTCCGAGTATGACAAAGAAAAATTACAGGAAAGACTTGCTAAACTTTCAGGTGGTGTGGCTATCATAAAAGTAGGTGCTGCAACTGAAGCAGAAATGAAAGAGAAAAAAGACAGAGTTGATGACGCAGTACATGCTACAAAAGCTGCCGTTGAAGAAGGAATAGTTCCTGGTGGTGGAGTAGCACTTTTAAGAGCTTCTAAAGCTCTGTGCGATATAAAAGAGGAAAATCCTGACAAAAAATGGGGAATCGATATAGTCAAAAAGGCCTGTGAAGTTCCTCTAAAGCAGATAGCAAATAATGCAGGATTTGAAGGTTCTGTGATAATAGAGAAAGTAAAAGCAAATGAAGATCAGAACTACGGATTTGATGCAGCTTCCGGTGAGTTTGTAAACATGATGGAAGCTGGTATTATAGATCCAACAAAAGTTGTTAGAACTGCTATCCAGAATGCTGCTTCTGTTGCAGGAACAATGCTTACTGCAGAGGCAATGGTTGCCGAAATTCCTGAGAAAGAAGAAAAAACACCGGGAGCAGGAATGGAAGGAATGGGAGATATGGGCTTCTAA
- the groES gene encoding co-chaperone GroES translates to MAKIVPLYDRVVIKPAEEVEEKTPSGIIIPDTAKEKPSEGEVIAVGEGRLLENGEVKPLKVKVGDRVIYSKYAGNEFVVDGEELIVLREDDILAIIE, encoded by the coding sequence ATGGCTAAAATTGTACCTCTCTACGATAGAGTAGTTATCAAACCAGCTGAAGAGGTTGAAGAAAAAACCCCATCAGGAATAATCATTCCAGATACAGCTAAAGAAAAACCTTCAGAAGGTGAAGTAATAGCTGTAGGAGAAGGTAGACTCCTTGAAAATGGAGAAGTAAAACCTCTCAAAGTAAAAGTAGGAGACAGAGTTATATACAGCAAATATGCAGGTAATGAGTTTGTTGTTGACGGTGAAGAACTTATCGTTCTCAGAGAAGACGATATTCTTGCTATCATCGAGTAA
- the glnD gene encoding [protein-PII] uridylyltransferase, translating into MIEKTLTERKNRIIKNFFDKREEIIQLHRAGAPGLDTVRALSDLTDETIKELAKLSFKDESQICIVVLGGYGRRELCFKSDIDLSLVFKTEEEDFESLKEGIETFYYALLDLKVDIGFSPRDIKTFLDLSKEDLTVATSLLQGRFIFGNEEIYNNLIKRFKRLIKRKRLAYINATLRARKMRYQRTGSTIYMMEPHIKEGEGGLRDFHEVFWIARVLDDVPDYRYFVEKNIILEEEYQELIRAYNFLLRLRNEMHLICNKRCDVLVRPLQEEVVKKLGYIESPFDEETLRESVEKMMRLYYLYAKSINTITNRILKALTEEEELEIFEPIDAVFSRTSIEIDVFNKEKFEKDFRNVLRAFLYYKEYNLDFSSELEFLIRKNEGKLREHREDPEIRKMIQKLFSDPNNLAKTLRKMQDFYVLDDLIPEFGYQRCHFQYDAYHKYTTDAHAIKAVEELESLKKIDNPQRKMMYELFKEIDRVDLLTWAVFLHDIGKGHKTDHCVLGAKMAKEIMLRFGYSKRDAEIVSFLVLHHLDMAKISQRRNMNEPKVINDFARTIKNKELLKMLTVLTWCDANAVGPNVWNDWKNALLWELYNKTLEVLEEKVSYEEIHKKKMEIKREKLKAILEIELGKERAEFHMKRFSDYYLMSTAIDDMVRHIKLEEQLLKTGKPQFYFEKKYGIGFSELIVVLDSKKVKNPLLVVTGIISYMGINILSVYSYMRKDGIIVIDLQISTSSLEVVEDKKFNQFKELFNSYLKGEITLEDLSKKRNATFKASVIPPPTFVKVDNEMSEVYTIFDISGEDRIGLLFDIFKVFARFDLYVHIAKVVTQGERIRDAFYVRTKDKNKITDEKVINQIKEELLKVIKS; encoded by the coding sequence ATGATAGAAAAAACTCTTACTGAAAGGAAAAACAGAATAATAAAAAATTTCTTTGATAAAAGAGAAGAAATAATCCAGCTCCACAGAGCTGGTGCCCCTGGACTGGATACGGTAAGAGCACTGTCAGACCTGACAGATGAGACAATAAAAGAACTTGCAAAACTGTCTTTTAAAGATGAAAGTCAGATATGTATAGTTGTTTTAGGAGGATATGGCAGAAGAGAACTGTGTTTTAAATCTGATATAGATCTTTCTCTCGTTTTTAAAACAGAAGAAGAAGATTTTGAATCCTTAAAAGAAGGAATAGAAACATTTTACTATGCCCTTTTAGATCTGAAAGTAGACATAGGATTTTCTCCTAGGGATATAAAAACATTTTTAGATCTGTCTAAAGAAGATCTTACCGTGGCAACTTCCCTTTTACAGGGAAGATTCATATTTGGAAACGAAGAAATTTACAACAATCTGATAAAAAGATTTAAAAGATTAATAAAAAGGAAAAGACTCGCCTATATAAATGCAACATTAAGAGCCAGAAAAATGAGATACCAGAGAACTGGTTCCACCATATACATGATGGAACCCCATATAAAAGAAGGGGAAGGGGGGCTGAGAGATTTCCATGAGGTTTTCTGGATAGCAAGGGTTTTAGACGATGTTCCCGATTACAGATACTTTGTTGAGAAAAATATAATCTTAGAGGAAGAATATCAGGAACTGATAAGGGCATATAACTTTCTCCTCAGACTCAGGAATGAGATGCACCTGATATGTAATAAAAGATGTGATGTTCTCGTAAGACCACTTCAGGAAGAAGTAGTCAAAAAATTAGGCTACATAGAATCTCCCTTTGATGAGGAAACTCTCAGAGAAAGTGTAGAAAAAATGATGAGACTTTACTATCTGTATGCAAAATCCATAAACACTATAACAAACAGGATACTCAAAGCATTAACAGAAGAGGAAGAGTTAGAGATTTTTGAACCTATAGATGCAGTATTCTCAAGAACATCTATAGAGATAGATGTTTTTAATAAGGAAAAATTCGAAAAAGATTTCAGAAATGTACTGAGAGCATTCCTTTACTATAAAGAGTACAACCTCGATTTCTCATCAGAATTGGAATTTCTTATAAGAAAAAATGAAGGTAAACTAAGAGAACACAGGGAAGATCCAGAAATCAGAAAGATGATCCAGAAACTTTTCTCAGACCCTAACAATCTTGCCAAAACCCTCAGAAAAATGCAGGATTTCTATGTTTTAGATGATCTGATCCCAGAGTTCGGTTATCAGAGATGCCATTTCCAGTACGATGCTTACCACAAATACACAACAGATGCTCATGCTATTAAAGCTGTAGAGGAGTTAGAAAGCCTCAAGAAAATAGACAATCCCCAAAGAAAAATGATGTACGAACTGTTTAAAGAAATAGACAGGGTTGACCTGCTTACATGGGCGGTTTTCCTCCACGATATAGGAAAAGGACATAAGACTGACCATTGTGTACTCGGAGCAAAAATGGCTAAAGAGATAATGCTAAGATTCGGTTACTCAAAAAGAGATGCCGAAATTGTAAGCTTTCTTGTTCTGCACCATCTTGATATGGCAAAAATCTCCCAGAGAAGAAATATGAACGAACCTAAAGTAATAAATGATTTCGCCAGAACTATAAAAAATAAAGAGCTTTTAAAAATGCTAACAGTACTGACATGGTGTGATGCAAATGCTGTAGGACCAAACGTGTGGAATGACTGGAAAAATGCTCTGCTATGGGAACTGTACAACAAAACTTTAGAAGTATTAGAAGAAAAAGTGTCTTACGAAGAGATACACAAAAAGAAAATGGAGATCAAAAGAGAAAAGCTAAAAGCAATATTAGAAATAGAATTAGGTAAAGAAAGAGCAGAATTCCACATGAAAAGATTCTCTGACTACTATCTTATGTCTACAGCTATAGATGATATGGTAAGACATATAAAATTAGAAGAACAGCTACTCAAAACAGGAAAACCTCAGTTCTACTTTGAAAAAAAGTACGGTATAGGTTTTTCTGAACTGATTGTTGTTTTAGATAGCAAAAAAGTGAAAAACCCTCTCCTCGTAGTAACAGGAATAATTTCCTACATGGGAATTAACATTCTATCTGTTTACAGCTACATGAGAAAAGACGGAATAATAGTAATTGATCTACAGATATCTACATCTTCCCTTGAAGTTGTAGAAGATAAAAAATTCAACCAGTTTAAAGAGCTATTCAATAGCTACCTAAAAGGAGAGATAACACTCGAAGATCTATCCAAAAAGAGAAATGCAACATTCAAAGCATCTGTAATACCTCCTCCAACCTTTGTAAAAGTAGATAATGAGATGTCTGAAGTATACACAATTTTTGATATCTCTGGAGAGGACAGAATAGGACTGCTGTTTGATATATTTAAAGTTTTTGCTCGATTTGATCTTTATGTACATATAGCAAAGGTTGTTACTCAGGGAGAAAGAATAAGAGATGCATTTTATGTACGGACTAAAGATAAAAATAAAATAACAGACGAAAAAGTAATAAATCAGATAAAAGAAGAACTTCTAAAAGTAATCAAAAGCTAA
- the mutL gene encoding DNA mismatch repair endonuclease MutL, translating to MRIKKLPDSLINKIAAGEVVERPASVLKELIENALDAKADRIEIKVEKGGKKLIELKDNGTGIHPDDVLEAVNRYTTSKISSIEDIYSIESYGFRGEALSSISSVSLFSLISRQAEFPLGKELIIEGGNFKHLSDTGAPVGTTVRVKNLFFNTPARERFLKSEKTELKHIIDVFIRYAIYHNDKYFKLNIDGKDLYILNPSKREERIKNIFPKIDQTVQFLEENHTGKAYGYISPETRTGKGYIYINGRPVKNSILSRIIKSKIGESFYTLFLELPPYFVDFNVHPAKIDVRFRKEKPVHELVKKALETLEKPQISFSLHQQKRKYNREFKILGQVENTFLVVYYDGEIYFIDQHVASERINYELLMKKYRTGSMKSVRIPEQKIKISKGQKENLEKIKDLLIKAGFEFYTENENLYITGVPEHTKNKEIKSFIIKILNSDFPETEIESFIGELACELSIEAGDVLSDEEAKSLLKIWLETDNPNLCPHGRPIYYKIPVENIRKKVGRR from the coding sequence ATGAGAATAAAGAAATTACCAGACAGTCTTATAAACAAGATAGCAGCAGGAGAAGTTGTCGAAAGACCTGCCAGTGTCTTAAAAGAACTTATTGAGAACGCCCTTGATGCAAAGGCTGACAGAATAGAGATAAAAGTGGAGAAAGGAGGAAAAAAGTTAATTGAACTTAAAGATAACGGAACAGGTATACATCCTGATGACGTTTTAGAAGCTGTAAATAGATACACAACAAGTAAAATAAGCAGTATTGAGGACATATACTCTATTGAAAGTTATGGATTCAGAGGAGAAGCCTTATCCAGTATATCTTCTGTTTCTCTGTTCAGTCTTATATCGAGGCAGGCAGAGTTTCCATTAGGCAAAGAATTAATAATAGAAGGAGGTAATTTCAAACATCTGTCCGATACAGGAGCTCCGGTAGGAACTACTGTTAGAGTCAAAAATCTATTTTTCAATACTCCGGCACGGGAAAGGTTTTTAAAATCTGAAAAAACAGAGCTAAAACATATTATTGATGTTTTTATCAGATATGCCATCTACCATAATGACAAATACTTTAAGCTGAACATCGATGGCAAAGATCTGTACATTCTCAATCCTTCAAAAAGAGAAGAAAGGATAAAAAATATATTTCCTAAAATAGATCAGACTGTACAGTTTCTTGAAGAAAATCATACCGGAAAAGCCTACGGATATATATCTCCTGAGACAAGAACAGGAAAAGGGTATATATATATAAACGGTAGACCTGTCAAAAACAGCATCCTCAGTAGAATAATAAAATCAAAGATAGGAGAAAGTTTTTATACCTTGTTTCTGGAACTTCCCCCGTATTTTGTTGACTTCAACGTTCATCCGGCAAAGATAGATGTCAGATTCAGAAAAGAAAAACCTGTTCATGAACTTGTTAAAAAAGCTTTGGAAACTCTTGAAAAGCCGCAGATATCTTTTTCCCTTCACCAGCAAAAAAGAAAATACAACAGGGAGTTTAAAATTCTTGGACAGGTAGAAAACACATTTTTAGTAGTCTATTACGATGGGGAGATTTACTTTATAGATCAACACGTTGCAAGTGAAAGAATTAATTACGAACTTTTAATGAAAAAATACAGAACAGGAAGTATGAAATCTGTAAGAATACCGGAACAGAAAATAAAAATATCTAAAGGACAAAAGGAAAATTTAGAGAAAATAAAAGATCTGCTTATTAAAGCAGGGTTTGAGTTCTACACAGAAAACGAAAATCTGTACATAACAGGAGTACCCGAACATACTAAAAACAAAGAAATAAAAAGCTTTATAATAAAAATACTTAATTCAGATTTTCCAGAAACAGAGATAGAAAGTTTTATTGGAGAGTTAGCCTGTGAACTGTCCATCGAAGCAGGAGATGTTCTGTCGGATGAAGAGGCTAAGAGCCTTCTAAAAATCTGGTTAGAAACAGACAATCCAAATTTATGTCCCCATGGAAGACCGATTTATTATAAAATTCCCGTTGAAAATATAAGAAAAAAGGTAGGAAGAAGATGA